The Streptomyces sp. NBC_01268 genome window below encodes:
- a CDS encoding threonine/serine exporter family protein — protein sequence MSAVAAARPSAPDPDPASAPIDDLTAFLVRLTGLLLRSSGEGAHLIGVAVTDSARGLGGDASLLLVPEAATLTVVAADGRTRTETVHGFPEVFRLDRVAALKPLLADVRAGRADVAEAGRRLARIERAPAPYPWWLTFLGIVLFSLGFAPLMQPTWYEVGTTAALASIAAALAVAADRVPRLARVLPLVVSTTVSIVTLGFFAGDPAHGGPVLLMLPALFFFVPGDYLSAAAAELAAGLVTTGAIRLVYAVFLLVQLCVGVLLGVYVTGTSTRALFDVAAASDLPRWALFLAWTVFTAGTVLAFAVPLRFFWPVLLLVYVTVGVQSLATGLVGEVAGTFFAAVVLAAAATVLSRGAGRPPRLILVLPGFFTLTVGSLGMRGLTTLAGGYVVEGFTDLLNMLVIVTAIAVGMVVGATLVPESGPRRAAASPGTRSAA from the coding sequence GTGTCCGCCGTCGCAGCGGCCCGGCCTTCGGCGCCGGATCCGGACCCGGCATCGGCCCCGATCGACGACCTCACCGCCTTCCTGGTCCGCCTCACGGGCCTCCTGCTGCGCTCCTCCGGCGAGGGCGCCCACCTCATCGGCGTCGCCGTCACCGACTCCGCCCGGGGCCTGGGCGGCGACGCCTCGCTGCTGCTCGTACCGGAGGCCGCCACCCTCACCGTGGTGGCCGCCGACGGCCGGACCCGGACCGAGACCGTGCACGGCTTCCCCGAGGTGTTCCGCCTCGACCGGGTGGCGGCCCTCAAACCGCTCCTCGCCGACGTACGGGCGGGCCGTGCCGACGTGGCGGAAGCAGGGCGCCGCCTGGCCCGGATCGAGAGAGCGCCGGCCCCGTACCCGTGGTGGCTCACCTTCCTGGGCATCGTGCTCTTCTCGCTCGGCTTCGCCCCGCTGATGCAGCCCACCTGGTACGAGGTGGGCACCACCGCCGCCCTCGCCTCGATCGCCGCCGCCCTCGCCGTCGCCGCGGACCGGGTGCCCCGGCTCGCCCGGGTGCTCCCGCTCGTCGTGTCGACCACGGTCTCGATCGTCACCCTCGGGTTCTTCGCCGGGGATCCGGCCCACGGTGGACCGGTCCTGCTGATGCTGCCCGCGCTCTTCTTCTTCGTGCCCGGCGACTACCTGAGCGCGGCCGCCGCCGAACTCGCCGCCGGACTCGTCACCACGGGGGCGATCCGCCTCGTGTACGCGGTCTTCCTCCTGGTGCAGCTCTGCGTCGGCGTCCTGCTCGGCGTGTACGTCACCGGCACCTCCACCCGCGCCCTCTTCGACGTCGCCGCCGCGTCCGACCTGCCCCGCTGGGCCCTGTTCCTCGCCTGGACCGTCTTCACGGCCGGCACCGTCCTCGCCTTCGCCGTCCCTCTCCGCTTCTTCTGGCCGGTGCTGCTCCTCGTGTACGTCACCGTGGGCGTGCAGTCGCTGGCCACCGGACTGGTCGGCGAGGTGGCGGGCACGTTCTTCGCGGCCGTGGTGCTGGCGGCCGCGGCCACGGTCCTCTCCCGAGGGGCCGGCCGGCCGCCCCGGCTGATCCTCGTCCTGCCCGGCTTCTTCACGCTCACCGTCGGTTCGCTGGGCATGCGGGGCCTGACCACCCTGGCCGGCGGCTATGTGGTGGAGGGCTTCACGGACCTGCTGAACATGCTCGTGATCGTCACCGCGATCGCGGTCGGCATGGTCGTGGGCGCCACGCTGGTGCCCGAGAGCGGCCCGCGTCGCGCCGCCGCCTCACCGGGCACCCGTAGCGCGGCATGA
- a CDS encoding MBL fold metallo-hydrolase: MFFAQYYLDCLSQASYMIADETTGQAVVVDPRRDVSEYLADATAHGFTVVGVINTHFHADFVAGHLELAAGTGAWIGYGSGAETEYPIRHLAEGERIGLGDVTLEILGTPGHTPESISVLVYERAADTVPYGVLTGDALFIGDVGRPDLLASVGVTAEELGAMLHDSVQNKLMALPDDVRVFPAHGAGSACGKNLSTEKSSTIGEQRATNYACAPMGREEFVALVTAGQSAAPGYFAYDAELNRKDRLLYDATSAPRPLSAPDFAALRRSGAVVVDARSPQEFANGHLRGAVNVPAEGRFAEQAGTVLDPADELIVMAPENREEEVVTRLARIGFDHVVGYLRNPEDALAALADDVTPASRLTAARLRTALAGEAPPLVVDVRTCGERSANGFIDGALHIPLSELPARTDELPTGRPLVLHCAGGHRSSIAASLLRHRGFADVSDILGGYAAWALASERAEA; encoded by the coding sequence GTGTTCTTCGCCCAGTACTACCTCGACTGCCTCTCCCAGGCGTCGTACATGATCGCCGACGAGACGACCGGACAGGCCGTCGTCGTCGACCCCCGCCGCGACGTCTCCGAGTACCTCGCGGACGCCACCGCGCACGGGTTCACCGTCGTCGGCGTGATCAACACCCACTTCCACGCCGACTTCGTCGCCGGCCACCTGGAGCTGGCCGCCGGCACCGGCGCGTGGATCGGCTACGGCAGCGGCGCCGAGACCGAGTACCCCATCCGCCACCTGGCCGAGGGCGAGCGCATCGGGCTCGGCGACGTCACCCTGGAGATCCTGGGGACGCCCGGCCACACCCCCGAGTCGATCAGCGTCCTCGTGTACGAGCGGGCCGCCGACACCGTGCCGTACGGCGTGCTCACCGGCGACGCGCTGTTCATCGGCGACGTCGGCCGCCCCGACCTGCTCGCCTCCGTCGGGGTGACCGCCGAGGAACTCGGCGCCATGCTCCATGACAGCGTCCAGAACAAGCTGATGGCCCTCCCCGACGACGTGCGGGTCTTCCCCGCCCACGGCGCGGGCTCCGCCTGCGGAAAGAACCTCTCCACCGAGAAGTCGTCCACGATCGGCGAACAGCGCGCCACCAACTACGCCTGCGCCCCGATGGGGCGCGAGGAGTTCGTCGCGCTCGTCACCGCCGGACAGTCCGCCGCGCCCGGCTACTTCGCCTACGACGCCGAACTCAACCGCAAGGACCGCCTCCTGTACGACGCGACGTCGGCGCCGCGGCCGCTGTCCGCGCCCGACTTCGCCGCACTGCGCCGCTCCGGCGCGGTCGTGGTCGACGCCCGCTCCCCGCAGGAGTTCGCCAACGGGCACCTGCGCGGCGCGGTCAACGTGCCCGCCGAAGGCCGGTTCGCCGAACAGGCCGGCACCGTCCTCGACCCCGCCGACGAGCTGATCGTCATGGCGCCGGAGAACCGCGAGGAGGAGGTCGTCACCCGCCTCGCCCGCATCGGCTTCGACCACGTCGTCGGCTACCTGCGCAACCCCGAGGACGCCCTGGCGGCCCTGGCCGACGACGTCACCCCCGCGAGCCGTCTGACCGCCGCCCGGCTGCGCACCGCACTGGCGGGCGAGGCGCCCCCGCTCGTCGTCGACGTGCGCACCTGCGGGGAGCGGAGCGCCAACGGCTTCATCGACGGCGCCTTGCACATCCCGCTGAGCGAACTGCCCGCGCGCACGGATGAACTGCCCACCGGCCGGCCCCTGGTCCTGCACTGCGCCGGCGGCCACCGCTCGTCGATCGCGGCGAGCCTCCTGCGCCACCGCGGCTTCGCAGACGTCTCCGACATCCTCGGCGGCTACGCCGCCTGGGCCCTGGCGTCCGAGCGCGCCGAGGCCTGA
- a CDS encoding rhodanese-like domain-containing protein, whose translation MTENSDRTAAPASTSSITPAVLHALVREGRAPRLLDVRTPGEFRTVHIPGSYNVPLATLREHRAELLSHLDEEVVLVCRSGARATQAEKALAEAGLPNLRVLEGGMNAWEASGAPANRGPERWDMERQVRLVAGSMVLVTGVIGVFVPGAHLIGTAVGAGLTYAALSNTCAMGVLLSKLPYNRGPRTDIRAVIAELRNTP comes from the coding sequence ATGACCGAGAACTCCGACCGGACCGCCGCCCCCGCCTCGACCTCGTCGATCACCCCCGCCGTCCTCCACGCGCTCGTCCGTGAAGGGCGCGCGCCACGGCTGCTGGACGTGCGCACCCCCGGTGAATTCCGGACCGTCCACATACCGGGCTCGTACAACGTGCCCCTCGCCACCCTGCGCGAGCACCGCGCCGAGCTGCTGTCCCACCTGGACGAGGAGGTCGTGCTCGTCTGCCGCTCCGGCGCCCGCGCCACCCAGGCCGAGAAGGCCCTCGCGGAGGCGGGCCTGCCCAACCTCCGGGTCCTCGAAGGGGGCATGAACGCCTGGGAGGCGTCCGGGGCGCCCGCGAACCGGGGCCCCGAGCGGTGGGACATGGAGCGCCAGGTGCGGCTCGTCGCGGGCTCCATGGTGCTCGTCACCGGCGTCATCGGCGTGTTCGTGCCCGGCGCCCACCTGATCGGCACCGCGGTCGGCGCCGGTCTGACCTACGCGGCCCTCAGCAACACCTGCGCCATGGGCGTCCTGCTCTCCAAGCTGCCGTACAACCGGGGGCCGCGCACCGACATCCGTGCCGTCATCGCGGAACTGCGGAACACCCCGTGA
- a CDS encoding DUF7144 family membrane protein, which translates to MSQQTARPSGAPRGSRDTGGWVAGGVTFAAVLMLCSGILGVLEGISAVAENDVYTRIGSYVYELSLTGWGWIHIVLGALVAATGAGLLKGATWARFAGLLLVSLSLLAQFLFLPYAPFWSILVMAIDVFVIWALASSLDDPGSGTAPR; encoded by the coding sequence ATGAGTCAGCAGACAGCGCGGCCGTCAGGGGCACCCCGGGGAAGCCGGGACACCGGCGGCTGGGTGGCCGGCGGGGTGACGTTCGCGGCGGTGCTGATGCTGTGCAGCGGCATCCTCGGGGTGCTGGAGGGCATCTCCGCCGTGGCCGAGAACGACGTGTACACCCGCATCGGCTCGTACGTGTACGAGCTGAGCCTCACCGGCTGGGGCTGGATCCACATCGTCCTCGGCGCGCTCGTCGCCGCCACCGGCGCCGGCCTCCTGAAGGGCGCGACCTGGGCACGCTTCGCCGGCCTGCTCCTCGTCTCGCTGAGCCTGCTCGCCCAGTTCCTGTTCCTCCCGTACGCGCCGTTCTGGTCGATCCTCGTGATGGCCATCGACGTGTTCGTGATCTGGGCCCTGGCGAGCAGCCTGGACGATCCCGGGAGCGGCACCGCGCCCCGCTGA
- a CDS encoding metal-sensitive transcriptional regulator yields MQVEEGAVRPVLNRLRRAQGQLAAVIAMIEAGRDCKDVVTQLAAVSRALDRAGFKIVASGMRQCLAESAADAPPMSEEELEKLFLALA; encoded by the coding sequence GTGCAGGTGGAAGAAGGGGCCGTGCGCCCCGTCCTGAACCGGCTTCGCCGTGCCCAGGGGCAACTCGCCGCCGTCATCGCGATGATCGAGGCCGGCCGCGACTGCAAGGACGTGGTCACCCAGCTCGCCGCCGTCTCCCGGGCCCTCGACCGGGCAGGGTTCAAGATCGTGGCGAGCGGGATGCGGCAGTGCCTCGCCGAGAGCGCCGCCGACGCCCCGCCCATGTCGGAGGAGGAACTCGAGAAGCTCTTCCTCGCCCTGGCCTGA
- a CDS encoding sulfite exporter TauE/SafE family protein — protein MTALVVVASLFIGLTLGVLGGGGSILTVPILVYLAGQGTKEAIATSLFVVGVTSLAALVPHARARRVRWKAGLLFGAFSMAGAYGGGRLAAYVPGTALLIAFALMMLATAVAMLRPSRRGGEPRPRHRDLPLRHIAVEGLVVGAVTGLVGSGGGFLVVPALALLAGLPMGIAVGTSLLVIAMNSFAGLAGHLSGVGIDWGLALTVTAAAVAGSVVGARFAGRIPQESLRRVFGWFVVVMGVFVLAQQLGTGLWVHPATWGVLGAVLVAATVARWRAKSSG, from the coding sequence GTGACCGCCCTCGTCGTCGTGGCGTCGCTGTTCATCGGCCTCACCCTCGGCGTCCTCGGCGGCGGAGGCTCGATCCTGACCGTGCCCATCCTGGTCTACCTGGCGGGGCAGGGCACGAAGGAGGCCATCGCCACCTCGCTCTTCGTCGTCGGTGTCACCAGCCTCGCCGCGCTCGTGCCCCACGCCCGCGCCCGCCGGGTGCGCTGGAAGGCCGGGCTCCTGTTCGGCGCGTTCAGCATGGCGGGTGCGTACGGGGGCGGCCGGCTCGCCGCTTACGTCCCCGGTACGGCGCTCCTCATCGCGTTCGCCCTGATGATGCTCGCCACGGCGGTCGCGATGCTCCGCCCGTCGCGGCGCGGCGGCGAGCCGAGGCCCCGGCACCGGGACCTGCCCCTCAGGCACATCGCCGTCGAGGGTCTCGTCGTCGGCGCGGTCACGGGCCTGGTCGGCTCGGGCGGCGGATTCCTCGTCGTCCCGGCGCTCGCCCTCCTCGCCGGCCTGCCCATGGGCATCGCCGTCGGCACCTCGCTGCTGGTCATCGCGATGAACTCCTTCGCCGGCCTGGCCGGGCACCTCTCGGGCGTGGGGATCGACTGGGGCCTCGCCCTGACGGTGACCGCGGCGGCGGTGGCGGGCAGCGTCGTCGGCGCCCGCTTCGCGGGCCGCATCCCGCAGGAGTCGCTGCGCCGGGTCTTCGGCTGGTTCGTCGTGGTGATGGGTGTCTTCGTCCTCGCCCAGCAGCTCGGTACCGGCCTGTGGGTCCACCCGGCGACCTGGGGCGTGCTGGGCGCGGTGCTGGTGGCCGCGACCGTGGCCCGATGGCGGGCGAAAAGTAGCGGTTGA